One Pyrus communis chromosome 4, drPyrComm1.1, whole genome shotgun sequence genomic region harbors:
- the LOC137730959 gene encoding U-box domain-containing protein 44-like — MADSWHGNYDTGSQSDDSHKFERMHIEPIYDAFFCPLTKQVMRNPVTLENGQTFEREAIEKWFRECKQSGRKLVCPLTLQELQSAELKPSIALRNTIEEWNARNESAQLDMARQSMNLSSSESEVLLALKFVQQICQKSRSNKHDARNAGLIPMIVDMLKSSSRKVRCKALETLKTVVEEDSDNKEVLADGDTVRTIVKFLSHEQSKEREEAVSLLYELSKSEALCEKIGSINGAILILVGMTSSKSDNILTVENADKTLENLEKYENNVRQMAENGRLQPLLTQIREGPPETQLSMANFLGELVLDNDVKVLVAKSVGSALINIMRSGNMQSREAALKALNQISSCEASAKVLIEAGILPSLVKDLFTVGTNQLPMRLKEVAATILANVVSSDYDFDSILVGPDQQTLVSEDIVHNLLHLISNTGPAIESKLLQVLVGLTCSPSAVLSVVAAIKSSGAIISLVQFIEAPQKELRVASFKLLQNLSPHVGQELADALRGTVGQLGSLIKVISEDISITEEQAAAIGLVAELPERDLGLARQMLDDGAFKLIHSRVVKIRQGGSKGGRFVTPFLEGLVRVLARVTLVLADEQDAVALCRELNLAALFIELVQANGLENVQMSSAAALENLSQESKNLTRLPELPTPSFCASVFPCFSKQPAINGLCRLHRGTCSLRESFCLLEGHAVEKLVALLDHTNEKVVEAALAALSTLLDDGVDIEQGVMVLCEAEGVKPILDVLLEKRTENLRRRAVWVVERLLRSDEIAYEVSGDPNVSTALVDAFQHGDYRTRQIAEHALKHVDRLPNFSGVFPNAG, encoded by the exons ATGGCTGACAGTTGGCATGGAAACTATGATACTGGCAGTCAGTCAGATGACAGCCATAAATTTGAGAGAATGCACATAGAGCCTATTTATGATGCATTTTTTTGTCCTTTAACGAAGCAAGTTATGCGCAATCCTGTTACCTTAGAAAACGGTCAAACATTTGAGCGAGAAGCAATTGAAAAGTGGTTTAGGGAATGCAAGCAGAGTGGAAGGAAGTTGGTCTGCCCACTGACACTACAAGAATTGCAAAGCGCTGAGCTAAAGCCTAGCATAGCGCTGAGGAACACCATTGAAGAGTGGAATGCTAGAAATGAATCTGCTCAGCTTGATATGGCTCGACAGTCGATGAATCTGAGCAGCTCAGAAAGTGAAGTTCTTTTGGCCTTGAAGTTTGTCCAGCAAATCTGCCAAAAAAGCAGATCAAATAAGCACGATGCCCGCAATGCAGGGCTGATACCTATGATAGTTGACATGTTGAAGAGCAGCAGTCGTAAAGTAAGGTGTAAAGCCTTGGAAACCCTTAAAACTGTGGTGGAGGAGGATTCCGATAATAAG GAAGTATTGGCTGATGGGGACACAGTACGAACTATAGTGAAGTTCTTGTCTCACGAGCAATCCAAAGAGAGGGAGGAAGCTGTATCTTTGCTGTATGAACTATCCAAATCTGAAGCCTTATGTGAGAAGATTGGTTCAATTAATGGAGCGATTCttattttggttggaatgacAAGTAGCAAATCAGATAACATTTTGACTGTTGAGAACGCTGACAAAACACTGGAGAATCTGGAGAAGTATGAGAACAATGTGAGACAGATGGCTGAAAATGGTAGACTGCAGCCTCTTCTGACACAAATTCGTGAAG GCCCTCCAGAAACCCAACTTTCGATGGCTAATTTCCTTGGTGAATTAGTTTTGGACAATGATGTAAAGGTCCTAGTGGCTAAAAGTGTTGGTTCAGCTTTGATCAATATCATGAGAAGTGGTAATATGCAGTCAAGAGAAGCAGCTTTGAAAGctctcaaccaaatttcatctTGTGAGGCGAGTGCCAAGGTGCTGATAGAAGCAGGAATACTTCCGTCTCTGGTCAAAGATCTCTTTACCGTTGGGACTAACCAGCTTCCTATGCGATTGAAAGAGGTTGCTGCAACAATTCTTGCTAATGTTGTTAGCTCGGACTATGATTTTGATTCGATCTTGGTTGGACCTGATCAGCAAACGCTAGTCTCTGAAGACATTGTCCATAACCTACTACATCTCATTAGCAACACTGGACCAGCAATCGAGAGCAAGCTTCTCCAGGTTCTTGTTGGACTCACTTGCTCTCCTTCAGCTGTTCTGAGTGTTGTTGCCGCCATTAAAAGCTCCGGTGCCATTATTAGTTTGGTGCAGTTTATTGAGGCTCCACAAAAGGAATTGCGTGTGGCTTCCTTTAAACTTCTCCAGAACCTCTCCCCACATGTGGGTCAGGAGCTAGCTGATGCCCTACGTGGCACAGTGGGCCAACTTGGAAGCCTAATTAAAGTCATATCAGAAGATATTTCAATCACTGAAGAGCAAGCAGCAGCCATTGGCCTCGTAGCTGAACTTCCGGAGAGGGATCTAGGCCTTGCCAGGCAAATGCTAGATGATGGTGCCTTTAAGCTGATACATTCTAGAGTAGTTAAGATCCGCCAAGGGGGGAGTAAGGGTGGCCGCTTTGTGACGCCATTTTTAGAAGGACTTGTACGAGTTCTAGCAAGGGTTACGCTTGTGTTGGCTGATGAGCAAGATGCAGTTGCTCTGTGCCGTGAACTTAATCTTGCTGCACTTTTCATTGAACTTGTACAGGCCAATGGACTGGAGAATGTGCAGATGAGTTCGGCAGCAGCATTGGAGAACTTATCACAAGAATCCAAAAATTTGACAAGATTGCCCGAGTTGCCCACACCAAGTTTCTGTGCTTCAGTTTTTCCATGTTTTAGCAAACAACCTGCCATAAATGGATTGTGTCGGCTTCATCGTGGGACGTGTTCACTTAGAGAAAGTTTTTGTCTCCTGGAGGGACATGCTGTGGAAAAGTTGGTAGCTCTTCTCGACCACACAAATGAGAAGGTGGTCGAAGCAGCACTTGCAGCACTCTCTACTTTGTTGGATGATGGGGTTGATATTGAACAAGGGGTTATGGTGTTGTGTGAAGCAGAGGGTGTGAAGCCTATTCTTGACGTGTTGTTAGAGAAACGGACAGAGAATCTGAGGAGGAGGGCAGTCTGGGTAGTTGAAAGACTATTGCGGAGTGATGAGATAGCCTATGAAGTTTCTGGGGATCCGAACGTGAGCACCGCACTTGTTGATGCCTTCCAGCATGGTGACTATCGAACGCGGCAGATTGCTGAACATGCCCTGAAGCACGTTGACAGGTTACCGAACTTCTCTGGTGTCTTTCCGAACGCAGGATAG
- the LOC137730960 gene encoding F-box/kelch-repeat protein At5g42360-like has protein sequence MYSGRPSGGESLHQDVEALSVSKRLMRSVSQKLRKKNQRSVGDEDDDDDDDDDGVRGISLRCLTLYGRGGGCRVGVDTGDDFGDTSNRRRPSSARDDGKGYRPICGTDNSGVDCFSYGVRERFLKKHNRKDFELEESIRNSRMHIFLPDDILEMCLVRLPLTSLMTARLVCKKWKHLTTTTRFLQMRREGSHQNPWLFLFGAVKDGYCSGEIHALDVSLNQWHGIDAGILKGRFMFSVASVQDDIYIVGGCSSLNNFGRVDRSSFKTHKGVILFSPLTKSWRKVAPMKYARSMPILGVSEVTSDFSTSQSYQSRQDRRISRSRVGGVSEVYEDPHRLSLRRQHRHSADDNESLVLPNRKSYKFLKQKSDHSSMKGCRRFVLIAVGGLGSWDEPLDSGEIYDSVSKKWTEIRGLPVDFGFACSGVVCNGMFYVYSETDKLAGYDIERGFWIGIQTTPFPPRVHEYYPKLVSCNGRLFMLSVFWCEGDGQIGRRNKAVRKVWELDLMHLNWTEVSIHPDAPMDWNAAFVADRNVIFGIEMFKIFGQVLDFLTACDVSDMGMKWSHISRNFVTRELDASSCLSKSMAVLHL, from the coding sequence ATGTACTCTGGGAGACCATCCGGTGGAGAATCTCTTCATCAAGATGTTGAAGCTTTGAGTGTGTCAAAGCGTCTCATGAGAAGTGTTAGCCAGAagttgaggaagaagaatcaGAGATCTGTAGgagatgaggatgatgatgatgatgatgatgatgatggtgtgAGGGGAATATCTTTGAGATGTCTTACTCTGTATGGTAGGGGTGGAGGTTGCAGAGTAGGCGTTGACACAGGTGATGATTTTGGGGATACCAGTAACAGGAGGAGGCCTTCCAGTGCCAGGGATGATGGCAAAGGATACAGGCCAATATGTGGTACCGATAATTCTGGAGTTGATTGCTTCTCGTATGGGGTGAGGGAGAGATTTTTGAAGAAACATAACAGAAAGGATTTTGAGCTTGAAGAATCAATAAGAAATAGTAGGATGCACATTTTTCTTCCAGATGACATACTGGAAATGTGCTTGGTGAGGCTCCCACTAACCAGTCTCATGACTGCACGCCTCGTGTGCAAGAAATGGAAACACTTGACTACTACAACTCGTTTCCTGCAGATGAGACGGGAAGGCTCACATCAGAACCCATGGTTGTTTCTTTTTGGTGCTGTTAAAGATGGTTATTGCTCTGGGGAGATACATGCATTGGATGTGTCTCTAAACCAATGGCATGGTATAGATGCTGGCATTCTAAAGGGAAGGTTCATGTTTTCTGTTGCTAGTGTCCAGGATGATATTTACATTGTTGGAGGTTGTTCTAGCTTGAACAACTTTGGGAGGGTGGATAGGAGCTCATTTAAGACACACAAAGGGGTGATACTGTTTAGTCCCCTAACAAAATCTTGGCGCAAAGTTGCTCCAATGAAGTATGCAAGATCAATGCCTATTTTAGGAGTTTCGGAGGTAACTTCAGATTTTTCCACCAGTCAAAGTTATCAAAGTCGCCAAGATAGACGTATTTCCAGATCACGGGTAGGTGGAGTGTCAGAGGTTTATGAAGATCCTCACAGGCTTTCTCTTAGGCGTCAACACAGACATTCTGCTGACGACAATGAGTCTTTGGTGTTGCCCAATAGAAAGTCGTATaaatttttgaaacaaaaaagtgatcACTCATCCATGAAGGGTTGTAGAAGGTTTGTGCTCATTGCTGTAGGTGGTCTTGGATCCTGGGATGAACCTTTGGATTCTGGAGAAATATATGATTCCGTTTCAAAGAAATGGACAGAAATTCGAGGGTTGCCTGTGGACTTTGGGTTTGCTTGTTCTGGGGTTGTTTGTAATGGGATGTTTTATGTTTATTCTGAAACTGACAAGCTCGCAGGATATGACATAGAAAGGGGTTTCTGGATTGGAATCCAAACCACTCCTTTCCCACCCCGCGTTCATGAATATTACCCAAAACTGGTATCTTGTAATGGCCGGCTCTTCATGCTTTCTGTCTTCTGGTGCGAAGGGGATGGTCAGATAGGCCGGAGAAACAAGGCCGTTAGAAAAGTATGGGAGCTGGATCTCATGCACCTTAACTGGACCGAGGTCTCAATACATCCTGACGCTCCAATGGACTGGAATGCTGCGTTTGTGGCAGACAGAAACGTGATATTCGGTATTGAGATGTTCAAAATATTTGGTCAAGTATTGGATTTTTTGACTGCATGTGATGTGTCTGATATGGGGATGAAGTGGAGTCATATCTCAAGGAACTTTGTAACTCGCGAGCTGGATGCTTCTTCGTGCTTGTCCAAGTCAATGGCTGTGCTACATCTGTAA